A single window of Candidatus Finniella inopinata DNA harbors:
- a CDS encoding D-alanyl-D-alanine carboxypeptidase family protein: MKKCFKFTFLSVLLALWATDLLAAPQNKPAKTSKTTKNSPSPKQPIVKEEVGKADFPSTIGLPEIEVKAKQAILIDDQTGTVLMEKNADDLMPPASMTKIMTAYLVVEKIKAGVIQPETLMTVGKEGWRTEGSSMFLNINDQVSVLDLLKGVIIQSGNDASIVLAQGLSGSEETFAAEMTQRAHALGATHTTFKNTTGLPHPDHNTTARDLIILAQHAIHDHPDYYSLYGEKSFTYGKITQGNRNPLLYKNIGCDGIKTGHTDASGYGMVASCVHDGRRYILVVNGLPSMQARADEATKLMNWAFHTFASVTIFKAQDLVEQIPVWYGQENTLPLTVEKDAVVLIPHLAKKDLKIKVSYQTPLEAPIQRGTVMGKITITSAALPKPMEFPLVAAITIERAGFFKRIKDSMTYLIWGIPKQEGKI; the protein is encoded by the coding sequence ATGAAAAAATGTTTCAAGTTTACTTTCCTTTCTGTTCTGTTAGCCTTATGGGCGACTGATCTTTTGGCAGCCCCTCAAAACAAGCCTGCCAAAACGTCCAAAACCACAAAAAACTCACCATCCCCAAAACAACCAATCGTGAAGGAAGAGGTTGGCAAGGCAGATTTCCCAAGCACCATAGGGCTTCCCGAAATTGAGGTGAAAGCCAAACAAGCCATTTTGATTGATGACCAAACGGGCACTGTCCTGATGGAAAAAAATGCCGACGATTTGATGCCGCCTGCTTCAATGACCAAGATCATGACAGCCTATTTGGTAGTTGAAAAAATCAAGGCTGGCGTTATTCAACCAGAAACCCTTATGACCGTCGGCAAAGAAGGCTGGCGCACCGAAGGGTCATCGATGTTCTTGAACATTAACGATCAGGTCTCGGTATTGGATCTTTTGAAGGGCGTTATCATTCAATCTGGAAACGACGCCAGCATTGTCTTGGCCCAGGGCCTTAGCGGATCAGAGGAAACCTTTGCTGCCGAGATGACCCAACGTGCCCATGCCTTAGGGGCGACCCACACCACCTTTAAAAACACAACAGGTTTACCACACCCAGACCATAATACAACGGCCCGTGATTTAATCATCTTGGCTCAACACGCCATTCATGATCACCCCGATTATTACAGTTTGTATGGTGAAAAAAGTTTTACCTATGGCAAAATCACCCAAGGCAATCGAAACCCTTTGCTGTACAAAAATATTGGCTGTGATGGCATTAAAACAGGTCATACAGATGCATCAGGATACGGCATGGTGGCATCTTGCGTGCACGACGGGCGCCGTTATATCCTCGTTGTGAATGGGCTGCCGTCAATGCAGGCCCGCGCTGACGAGGCGACCAAACTGATGAACTGGGCCTTTCATACTTTTGCCAGTGTCACTATTTTTAAAGCCCAAGACCTGGTTGAACAAATTCCCGTTTGGTATGGTCAAGAAAATACGTTGCCCCTGACCGTGGAAAAAGACGCTGTCGTCTTGATTCCCCATCTGGCTAAAAAAGATTTAAAAATCAAAGTATCCTATCAAACGCCGCTAGAGGCCCCTATTCAAAGAGGGACCGTAATGGGCAAAATAACTATCACCTCCGCCGCCTTGCCAAAACCGATGGAATTCCCCCTTGTGGCCGCCATCACCATTGAAAGAGCCGGGTTCTTTAAACGCATCAAAGATTCAATGACATATTTGATCTGGGGTATCCCCAAACAAGAAGGGAAAATCTGA
- a CDS encoding zinc ABC transporter substrate-binding protein gives MLKRFLYLILMGFFLWPLSAKAAGKLNIQVSIKPIHSIAAFICQGVLEPGLLMKGQESPHTQSLTPQQLQALQQADLMIWTGPEYESHWQNSLQQQVDSKKTVTLSQSPGLTLYPYRCQGLSHNHDHEGHSHSLTDGHIWLDPDNAKVIAQTIAQVIIQLDPSNKAIYEKNLSEFLVQLTALESDLKLLLAPIQGREYLIYHDGLQYFDKYFGVKMAASLVAEPDSPPNAQDFLRLKAWLTTTSPEQRPGCVFTEPGFDPDLAKNLATTFGLKYESVDYIGYGTSDGPGAYFVMMRQLAADLLKGLS, from the coding sequence ATGCTAAAGCGTTTTTTATATTTAATTCTAATGGGGTTTTTTTTGTGGCCTTTATCGGCTAAAGCGGCCGGAAAGCTTAATATACAAGTCTCTATAAAGCCTATCCACAGCATTGCAGCTTTTATTTGTCAGGGCGTGTTAGAGCCTGGCCTGTTAATGAAGGGGCAAGAATCCCCGCACACCCAGTCCTTAACGCCGCAGCAGCTGCAAGCTTTGCAACAGGCTGACTTGATGATTTGGACTGGACCAGAGTATGAATCTCATTGGCAGAATTCTTTACAGCAGCAGGTCGACTCAAAGAAAACAGTGACTTTAAGTCAAAGTCCTGGTTTGACGCTTTACCCCTATCGCTGTCAGGGACTTTCTCATAATCATGACCATGAAGGGCATAGTCATTCCTTGACAGATGGCCACATTTGGTTAGATCCAGACAATGCCAAGGTAATTGCCCAAACAATTGCGCAGGTTATCATTCAGCTTGATCCCTCTAACAAAGCTATTTACGAAAAAAACTTATCAGAATTTCTTGTCCAACTTACAGCATTAGAAAGCGACCTTAAGCTGTTGCTTGCCCCTATACAGGGCAGGGAATATTTAATTTATCACGATGGATTGCAATATTTTGACAAGTATTTTGGTGTGAAGATGGCCGCTAGCCTTGTGGCTGAACCTGACTCGCCACCCAATGCACAGGATTTTTTGCGTCTAAAAGCATGGCTAACGACAACTTCGCCAGAACAACGTCCTGGGTGTGTCTTTACCGAACCGGGATTTGATCCAGATTTGGCCAAAAACTTAGCAACAACCTTTGGGTTAAAATATGAAAGTGTCGATTATATCGGGTATGGAACATCTGATGGACCGGGGGCTTATTTTGTTATGATGCGTCAATTGGCTGCCGATCTTTTAAAAGGGTTGTCGTAA
- the murJ gene encoding murein biosynthesis integral membrane protein MurJ: MNLIRAAATVGSYTAISRVFGLIREILLSHILGAGTLADAFVVAFKFPNFFRRFFAEGAFNAAFVPQIARRLANNDEQLGRASAKDLAQKVFSCLAWFLFVFVLVVELTTPYLIPLLAPGFATTPERLDLAIQFTRITFPYILFISLSALLAGVLNSLHHFAAAAAAPILLNLMMISALILYPYTNLEPGTALCWSVFLSGLVQFGWLYWICQKLDFKFWLQWPQITDDVKKVLKLMVPGTIGAGVMQINLFIDMMLASLLPTGSLSYLYYADRLNHLPLSIFGVAIGTALLPSLSKCWRQGDVKRAYHQQNTALNFALQLTIPSTIGLIVLSYPLIDLIFGHGHFLVYDVQQTAPALAAFAFGLPAYVMGKVFVTTYFACEDTSTPVKIGLICVITNLTLNLMFMPFFKHVGMAMATSLAAWVNTFLLAFFLRRRNLFSFPKILFLNTLKTTAVSLLMGALLFYSQHWELTNALKSISRILEIGVLVGVGAGFYLAIGYSVGIRPLNSLKS; encoded by the coding sequence ATGAATCTGATACGGGCGGCAGCCACAGTGGGCAGCTACACAGCGATAAGCCGCGTTTTTGGCCTAATACGAGAGATTTTATTGTCTCATATCTTGGGTGCAGGCACCCTTGCCGATGCCTTTGTTGTTGCCTTTAAATTCCCCAATTTCTTTCGTCGTTTCTTTGCCGAAGGTGCCTTTAATGCCGCCTTTGTCCCGCAAATAGCAAGACGTTTGGCCAATAACGATGAGCAACTAGGACGGGCTTCGGCGAAAGATTTGGCACAAAAAGTCTTCTCATGCCTGGCATGGTTTTTATTCGTTTTTGTTTTGGTGGTGGAGCTGACAACACCCTACCTGATCCCGCTGTTAGCACCAGGTTTTGCAACCACCCCCGAACGCCTAGATCTGGCCATACAGTTCACCCGCATCACTTTTCCCTACATTTTATTTATTTCATTGTCCGCTTTGTTGGCGGGGGTTTTGAACTCCCTTCATCATTTTGCAGCCGCAGCGGCGGCACCCATTTTATTAAATTTGATGATGATTTCAGCCTTAATCCTGTACCCATACACCAATCTTGAACCAGGGACTGCGCTTTGTTGGTCTGTTTTTCTGTCGGGTTTAGTTCAATTCGGATGGCTTTATTGGATATGCCAGAAATTGGATTTTAAGTTTTGGCTTCAGTGGCCCCAGATAACCGACGATGTTAAAAAAGTTTTAAAGCTGATGGTCCCCGGCACCATTGGCGCTGGCGTCATGCAAATTAACTTGTTTATCGATATGATGCTGGCATCCTTATTGCCGACCGGATCGTTATCGTACCTTTATTATGCTGATCGCCTAAATCACCTGCCGTTATCGATTTTTGGCGTGGCAATTGGCACAGCCCTGTTACCATCCCTTTCAAAATGCTGGCGTCAAGGTGACGTTAAAAGGGCTTACCACCAACAAAACACGGCCTTGAACTTTGCCCTACAATTAACCATTCCGTCCACCATCGGCTTGATTGTGTTGTCTTACCCGTTGATTGATTTGATTTTCGGCCATGGCCATTTTTTGGTCTATGATGTTCAACAAACAGCCCCTGCCCTAGCCGCGTTCGCCTTTGGCTTGCCAGCCTACGTCATGGGTAAGGTTTTTGTGACCACCTATTTTGCGTGCGAGGATACCTCCACCCCTGTTAAAATAGGCCTGATTTGTGTAATAACTAATTTAACCTTAAACCTAATGTTCATGCCATTTTTTAAACATGTAGGGATGGCGATGGCAACTTCTTTGGCAGCCTGGGTCAACACCTTTTTGTTGGCCTTTTTCCTGAGAAGACGAAATTTATTCAGTTTTCCCAAGATCTTATTCTTGAACACACTAAAAACGACGGCCGTATCACTTTTGATGGGCGCCCTTTTGTTTTACAGCCAACATTGGGAACTCACCAACGCTTTAAAATCCATCTCTCGCATTTTAGAAATAGGGGTTTTGGTGGGCGTTGGGGCAGGCTTCTACTTGGCGATCGGCTACAGCGTTGGCATTCGACCTTTGAATAGTCTGAAATCTTAG
- a CDS encoding septal ring lytic transglycosylase RlpA family protein encodes MQPTAVLSLLVLCLALSGCGGNNIGHKHPVTGICKSCKPYFVRGSWHHPQAHYHYDEIGLASWYGPGFHGKPKPYGELFNQHSMTAAHKTLPLPTIVLVTNLETGKTIKVLVDDRGPFVYEGRIIDLSMGSAKALGCYNKGIGKVRVQALVEESKALSSYLTRYGPSGRDPSGRTWWEIYEQEIDGRHGDEVASGPSPIPPPEAIPPKAQSVATPASPPPTLPAKLAPSLDNLLKDTAPYAPAKQKKSASATTQTYVQVGGDFVQRKNAEALLESVILHYPAKVIEIHLKGQKFYAVQAGPFPDQKTAQEALKKLDEKSQLHSIVTG; translated from the coding sequence ATGCAACCAACTGCAGTATTAAGCCTTTTGGTCCTTTGCCTGGCGTTATCAGGTTGTGGCGGCAATAATATCGGCCATAAACATCCCGTCACAGGCATTTGTAAGTCATGTAAGCCTTATTTTGTAAGGGGATCTTGGCATCACCCCCAAGCCCACTATCATTATGACGAAATTGGGTTGGCTTCTTGGTATGGACCTGGATTTCACGGAAAACCCAAACCTTATGGCGAATTGTTTAACCAACACTCCATGACCGCGGCCCACAAAACCTTGCCCCTGCCCACGATCGTGCTGGTCACCAACCTAGAGACAGGCAAAACCATCAAAGTGTTGGTCGACGACCGTGGCCCCTTTGTTTATGAAGGGCGCATCATCGATTTGTCCATGGGATCCGCCAAGGCTTTGGGTTGTTACAACAAAGGCATAGGAAAAGTGCGCGTTCAGGCTCTGGTCGAGGAAAGCAAAGCCCTATCCAGTTACTTAACCCGTTATGGCCCATCGGGGCGTGACCCATCGGGACGCACTTGGTGGGAAATCTATGAACAGGAAATTGATGGTCGCCATGGTGATGAGGTCGCCAGCGGCCCCTCCCCCATTCCCCCACCAGAAGCCATTCCGCCCAAGGCACAAAGTGTTGCAACGCCAGCGTCCCCCCCACCGACTTTACCGGCCAAACTAGCCCCTTCTCTTGACAACCTTTTAAAGGATACGGCCCCATATGCACCCGCCAAGCAGAAAAAATCTGCATCCGCAACAACCCAAACTTACGTTCAGGTTGGGGGAGATTTTGTACAAAGAAAAAATGCCGAGGCGCTTTTGGAATCCGTCATCCTCCATTATCCTGCAAAAGTCATAGAAATTCACCTAAAGGGCCAAAAATTCTATGCTGTTCAGGCTGGTCCATTTCCTGACCAAAAAACCGCGCAGGAGGCTTTAAAAAAGTTGGATGAGAAAAGCCAGCTACACTCGATCGTGACTGGGTAA
- a CDS encoding M16 family metallopeptidase gives MSIQLTTLENGLRVISDFIPQVETVSLGAWLNVGTRHEIAPINGIAHMLEHMAFKGTTRRTAVQIATEIEAVGGYLNAYTSRETTAYYARILKNDVNLAVDVLGDILQNSTFDAVEFAREQSVVLQEIGQANDTPDDIVFDYFQETCYPNQPMGRPTLGKAEIVQNLTPELVHDYMKRHYGTQQMVFAAAGNIDHNHLVDQVRTHFSSLKPNGLIDMEAATYKGGDYRLDKDLEQVHLVLGFEGLPYQHPDYYTLSVLSTLLGGGMSSRLFQEIREKRGLVYSIYAATSSYWDSGQFTIYAGTGEDEVKDLLPVMCEELCKAPKTLTSVEIDRAKAQLKASLMMGLESTSNRCERLANQLLIHGRTLSPQEIVQSIDAVGMEDLSRVATKIFRSAPTLTTLGPIKHVLPFDALCNQLQY, from the coding sequence ATGTCGATCCAATTAACCACTCTTGAGAATGGCCTTCGCGTTATCAGTGATTTTATTCCCCAGGTGGAGACGGTTTCTTTGGGCGCATGGCTTAATGTTGGAACACGCCATGAAATAGCACCTATAAATGGCATCGCTCATATGCTGGAACATATGGCTTTTAAGGGAACAACGCGTCGCACAGCTGTTCAAATTGCGACCGAGATTGAGGCCGTCGGCGGCTATTTAAACGCCTACACCTCCCGCGAAACCACGGCCTATTACGCCCGTATTTTAAAAAATGATGTGAATTTGGCGGTGGATGTCTTGGGCGATATTTTGCAAAACTCGACCTTTGATGCCGTGGAATTTGCCCGTGAACAATCGGTTGTTTTGCAAGAAATTGGCCAGGCGAATGATACCCCCGACGACATTGTTTTTGATTACTTTCAAGAGACTTGTTACCCAAACCAGCCGATGGGCCGACCCACTTTGGGCAAGGCAGAGATTGTTCAAAACTTAACGCCAGAGCTTGTTCACGACTATATGAAACGACACTATGGCACCCAGCAGATGGTCTTCGCCGCGGCTGGTAATATTGACCATAACCACCTGGTTGATCAGGTGCGCACGCACTTTTCATCGTTAAAGCCGAACGGACTGATTGATATGGAAGCGGCCACCTATAAAGGGGGCGATTATCGCCTAGATAAAGATTTGGAACAGGTCCATTTGGTTTTGGGTTTTGAGGGCCTTCCCTATCAACACCCCGATTATTACACGCTGTCCGTCTTATCGACATTGTTGGGTGGAGGCATGTCATCTCGCCTGTTCCAAGAAATTCGGGAAAAACGGGGCCTTGTTTATTCAATTTATGCGGCCACCTCAAGTTACTGGGACAGCGGCCAATTCACCATTTATGCGGGCACTGGCGAAGACGAAGTCAAAGATTTATTGCCGGTCATGTGCGAAGAACTATGCAAGGCGCCGAAAACACTGACCAGTGTTGAGATTGATCGGGCGAAAGCCCAACTAAAAGCTTCCCTTATGATGGGGCTGGAGAGCACTTCAAACCGCTGCGAACGATTGGCCAACCAATTGCTGATCCATGGTCGGACGTTGTCCCCTCAAGAAATTGTTCAGTCCATTGATGCGGTCGGTATGGAGGACCTAAGCCGCGTTGCGACGAAGATTTTCCGATCAGCCCCGACGCTTACAACCCTAGGCCCCATTAAACACGTTTTACCTTTTGATGCGCTATGCAACCAACTGCAGTATTAA
- a CDS encoding ABC transporter ATP-binding protein — protein MTSNSLIRVENLKKSFGSKVVLDGIDLDISPGESFVVIGGSGSGKSVLIKCILGLLSPDSGKIYLKGQDISRLSASQRQELLTHIGMLFQGGALFDSMTVAENVAFGLVQGGGMKKSQARKIALEKLEAVDLSPDVADIFPAELSGGMQKRVALARAIATNPDVIFFDEPTTGLDPIVSSTINDLIVRCVRKLGASAVTITHDMNSLRKIADRVGLLFQGKLVWTGTVAEMDATDNPYVNQFIHGLPHGPFTDG, from the coding sequence ATGACTTCTAATTCTTTAATTCGCGTTGAAAACCTAAAAAAAAGTTTTGGATCGAAAGTCGTCCTTGACGGCATCGATTTGGACATTTCCCCTGGTGAATCCTTTGTTGTTATTGGGGGATCGGGCAGCGGTAAATCGGTTTTGATTAAATGCATTCTTGGGCTTTTGTCACCTGACAGTGGAAAAATTTATTTAAAAGGGCAAGACATCAGTCGGTTATCAGCGTCCCAGCGCCAGGAATTATTGACCCACATCGGTATGTTGTTTCAAGGCGGTGCCTTGTTTGACAGCATGACCGTGGCTGAGAATGTGGCCTTTGGGTTGGTGCAGGGTGGGGGCATGAAAAAATCCCAGGCCCGGAAAATTGCTCTGGAAAAATTAGAGGCTGTTGATCTATCGCCAGACGTTGCTGATATTTTCCCGGCCGAATTATCGGGGGGTATGCAAAAGCGGGTGGCCCTTGCCCGTGCGATTGCGACCAACCCTGATGTTATTTTCTTTGACGAGCCCACAACGGGCCTTGATCCGATTGTCAGCAGCACAATCAACGATCTAATCGTCCGCTGTGTCCGCAAATTAGGGGCCAGCGCGGTCACGATTACCCATGATATGAACAGTCTTCGCAAAATTGCGGATCGTGTAGGTCTTTTATTCCAGGGTAAATTGGTTTGGACAGGAACTGTGGCTGAAATGGATGCGACCGATAACCCTTATGTGAATCAATTCATCCACGGCCTGCCCCATGGCCCCTTTACGGATGGTTAA
- a CDS encoding NAD kinase — translation MKKLAFIVAPTPKAQALGALLATSPLCNNAKPEDADILVVLGGDGFMLRTLHTYQPLNKPAYGINCGTVGFLMNDQPSSPHQLLKRVEQAVSTPLHPLKMTAYSAEGVFIHHAINEVSLLRETHQAAKIRIIINNVERLPLFVGDGLIVATPAGSTAYNLSAQGPILPLGSSLIAMTPLCAFRPRLWRGALLPQTVQVCLEILESDRRFVSATADDQTVSKVNRVDICQDLGLNYLLLFDRGHNLEERILKEQFKSP, via the coding sequence ATGAAAAAGCTGGCTTTCATTGTCGCCCCGACACCGAAGGCTCAGGCACTGGGAGCCCTCTTAGCCACAAGTCCCCTGTGTAATAATGCAAAACCCGAGGATGCGGATATTCTAGTGGTATTGGGAGGGGATGGCTTTATGCTGCGTACCTTGCATACTTATCAGCCTTTAAATAAACCAGCCTATGGTATTAATTGCGGAACCGTCGGTTTTCTGATGAATGATCAACCTTCAAGTCCCCATCAACTATTGAAACGCGTGGAGCAGGCTGTGTCAACGCCTCTGCATCCTTTAAAAATGACGGCTTATTCGGCTGAAGGGGTTTTTATCCATCACGCTATCAATGAAGTTTCGTTATTAAGGGAAACCCACCAGGCGGCCAAAATTCGGATTATTATTAACAATGTAGAGCGGTTGCCGTTATTTGTTGGGGACGGTCTTATCGTTGCCACGCCTGCCGGCAGCACGGCTTATAATCTTTCGGCTCAGGGGCCTATTTTGCCGTTGGGGTCTTCTCTGATTGCCATGACGCCGCTTTGCGCCTTTCGTCCCCGTCTATGGCGGGGGGCTTTATTGCCTCAGACGGTACAAGTTTGCCTGGAAATTTTAGAGTCAGATAGACGGTTTGTTAGTGCGACGGCGGACGACCAAACTGTGTCTAAGGTAAATAGGGTTGATATTTGTCAAGATTTAGGATTAAACTACCTACTGTTATTCGACCGTGGTCATAATTTAGAAGAAAGAATCTTGAAAGAACAATTCAAGAGCCCTTGA
- a CDS encoding MlaE family ABC transporter permease, producing the protein MLTALISIGQATLAMLYLCGHITLFFLRALRQGFSFPWYGRQFINQLINIGYFSLPVVGMTAIFTGMVLALQSYTGFSRFSAEGAVATVVVLSMTRELGPVLAGLMVAGRIGAAMAAEIGTMRVTEQIDALTTLSTNPLKYLVLPRLIAGMTMLPILVLIADIIGVMGGYIVGVYKLGFNSANYIDQTWKFLEWDDVQSGLIKASCFGLIISLMGCYHGYYSNRGAEGVGRATTNAVVSASILILFFNYALTIFLFDH; encoded by the coding sequence GTGCTAACCGCTTTAATATCTATTGGACAAGCCACCCTTGCGATGCTTTATCTGTGTGGTCATATCACGTTGTTTTTCCTGCGGGCTTTGCGTCAGGGATTCAGCTTTCCTTGGTATGGGCGTCAGTTTATCAACCAACTGATCAATATCGGATATTTCTCACTTCCTGTGGTGGGCATGACGGCTATTTTCACCGGCATGGTCTTGGCGTTGCAAAGCTACACCGGTTTCTCACGTTTTTCAGCGGAGGGGGCAGTTGCCACGGTTGTTGTTTTATCCATGACGCGGGAATTGGGACCTGTTTTGGCGGGATTAATGGTTGCAGGGCGCATTGGTGCGGCGATGGCGGCCGAAATTGGAACTATGCGTGTGACGGAACAAATTGATGCTTTAACAACCTTGTCAACGAACCCCCTAAAATATCTGGTTCTTCCCCGCCTGATTGCGGGCATGACGATGTTACCCATTTTAGTGCTTATAGCCGATATCATCGGCGTCATGGGGGGGTATATCGTGGGTGTTTACAAGCTTGGCTTCAACTCGGCTAATTATATAGACCAAACCTGGAAATTTTTGGAATGGGATGATGTGCAATCAGGGTTGATCAAGGCCTCTTGCTTTGGGTTGATTATCAGCTTGATGGGCTGTTACCACGGCTATTATTCAAATCGCGGAGCTGAAGGTGTGGGACGGGCAACCACCAATGCGGTTGTGTCAGCGTCGATCTTGATTTTGTTTTTTAACTATGCCCTCACAATTTTTTTGTTTGATCATTAA
- the tsaD gene encoding tRNA (adenosine(37)-N6)-threonylcarbamoyltransferase complex transferase subunit TsaD: protein MKILGIETSCDETAVAIVQAHADPAQRILANVVFSQIEQHQDYGGVVPELAARAHLEYLSPTLQQALKHAHLSLEDMDAIAVTAGPGLIGGVLVGLMTAKALAMALRKPFLAINHLEGHALTPRLSHDVPFPYLLLLVSGGHCQFVEVQSLGRYRVLGSTIDDAAGEAFDKVAQLMNFDYPGGPALEKAAQQGNPKRFDLPRPLKGRPGCDLSFSGLKTAARMVFQNFPHPTPQDINDIAATFQLAVVDSLINRAEHAIQMLSAPVDHFVVAGGVAANQTLRGQLSTLCGRQGLTFVAPPISLCTDNAAMIAWAGLERFSLGYTSDLGIGPRPRWPLTDL from the coding sequence ATGAAAATTTTAGGTATCGAGACAAGTTGCGATGAAACGGCCGTGGCTATTGTACAGGCTCACGCCGATCCGGCCCAGCGTATTTTAGCCAACGTGGTCTTTTCCCAAATTGAGCAACACCAAGACTATGGAGGCGTGGTCCCAGAACTGGCGGCCAGGGCACACCTGGAATACCTGTCGCCCACGTTGCAGCAGGCCTTGAAACATGCCCATTTAAGTTTAGAAGATATGGATGCCATCGCAGTCACGGCCGGACCAGGCCTGATTGGCGGTGTCTTGGTTGGATTAATGACGGCAAAGGCGCTTGCCATGGCCCTTCGTAAACCTTTTCTGGCCATTAATCACCTGGAAGGCCACGCATTAACGCCGCGCCTCAGCCATGACGTCCCCTTCCCTTATTTACTGTTGTTGGTCTCTGGGGGGCATTGCCAGTTTGTCGAGGTTCAAAGTCTAGGCCGTTATCGCGTTTTAGGCTCCACCATTGATGATGCGGCGGGCGAAGCCTTTGACAAAGTGGCGCAATTGATGAATTTTGACTACCCCGGAGGACCCGCCCTAGAGAAAGCCGCCCAACAGGGCAATCCCAAACGATTTGACTTACCCCGCCCCTTAAAAGGTCGCCCGGGGTGCGATTTGTCATTCTCCGGCCTTAAAACGGCAGCTCGCATGGTATTTCAAAATTTTCCCCATCCGACACCGCAAGACATAAATGACATTGCCGCCACCTTTCAGCTGGCCGTTGTGGACAGCCTTATAAACCGAGCCGAACACGCGATCCAGATGCTTTCAGCCCCTGTCGATCATTTCGTGGTAGCAGGTGGTGTGGCGGCCAATCAAACTTTACGGGGTCAGCTTTCGACTTTATGCGGACGACAAGGCTTAACCTTTGTGGCCCCGCCCATTTCTTTATGCACCGATAACGCCGCTATGATTGCCTGGGCGGGACTTGAAAGATTTTCTTTAGGGTATACCAGTGATTTGGGAATCGGCCCAAGGCCCCGTTGGCCGCTGACGGATTTGTAA
- a CDS encoding TIGR01459 family HAD-type hydrolase has protein sequence MTTQLSNFNGLADTYDLFLFDLWGVVHNGKEPFLNTLACLKDLKDQGKSAFLLSNSPRLAQPTADRLTQMGIPADYYQGVHTSGTDCHKALRDRPDEFYKSLGEKLFHIGPGTYTPIFDTLDYVSVPILDQVDFVLISGTVDWVETLEEYDPLLNAALARNLPMVCANADKQAIHGNDRVLCAGLLAEMYAEGGGTVRIHGKPNPIMYERAHDLAQQQLGKTIKKDKILMIGDSLATDIKGANAYGIDSLMVLTGVHGAALLPHWNQKDTFQSHLSALTTTYQTTPTYVVAQL, from the coding sequence ATGACGACACAACTTTCAAACTTTAACGGCCTTGCCGACACGTATGATCTGTTCCTGTTTGATTTATGGGGTGTTGTTCATAACGGCAAGGAACCGTTTTTGAACACCTTGGCATGTTTAAAAGATTTGAAAGACCAGGGAAAATCTGCGTTTTTATTGTCTAACAGTCCCCGTTTGGCGCAGCCAACGGCTGATCGGTTAACCCAAATGGGTATCCCCGCTGATTATTACCAAGGGGTCCATACCTCTGGCACAGACTGCCATAAAGCCCTGAGGGATCGCCCCGATGAGTTTTATAAATCCTTAGGAGAAAAGCTTTTCCATATAGGGCCTGGGACCTATACGCCCATTTTTGACACTCTCGATTACGTTTCCGTCCCTATCCTTGATCAGGTGGATTTTGTTTTAATCAGCGGCACGGTGGATTGGGTTGAGACTTTGGAAGAGTATGACCCCTTGCTGAATGCCGCCTTGGCCCGCAACCTGCCGATGGTATGCGCCAACGCGGATAAACAGGCCATTCATGGCAACGATCGGGTTTTGTGCGCCGGCCTGTTGGCGGAGATGTATGCCGAAGGCGGAGGCACCGTTCGAATCCATGGTAAGCCAAACCCAATAATGTATGAAAGGGCCCATGATCTGGCTCAACAGCAGTTGGGAAAAACTATTAAGAAGGACAAGATCCTTATGATTGGAGATTCATTAGCAACGGACATTAAAGGCGCCAACGCATACGGCATCGACAGTTTGATGGTTTTGACGGGCGTTCACGGGGCAGCGCTATTGCCGCATTGGAATCAGAAAGATACCTTTCAATCGCACCTGTCGGCCTTAACCACCACCTATCAGACAACGCCAACTTATGTGGTGGCCCAGCTTTAG